A genomic region of Betaproteobacteria bacterium contains the following coding sequences:
- a CDS encoding 3-phosphoglycerate dehydrogenase — protein sequence MSEAATVKHTFWFHESKTPSVADCLEKEHRDIEVHRLRYDALSEQNWEVMAICHAYCISSSRHEVPDEYRCRSDLLARCPQLLVVSTTGAGYDTIDLEACTGAGVLAVNQAGANAQATAEHTVGMLLALTKNMPWTDRSLHRERGVDREIFKGWNAAKATIGLIGLGEVGRRVARICASGLDMRVLAYDPYLDAQACRARSATKVSLDTLLAEARFVSVHCPLTAETQNLISSREFSHMQMGAILINTARGGIVDEHALANALISKRLAGAGVDVWAIEPPPLGHPLLGFDNFIATCHTAGVTTESRLAMAQWNADQVAVTLRGGRPPRLLNPAAWARFSQRFEAIFGFAPASD from the coding sequence ATGTCCGAAGCAGCAACCGTCAAACACACGTTCTGGTTTCACGAATCGAAGACACCCAGTGTGGCCGATTGTCTCGAGAAAGAGCACCGCGACATCGAGGTCCATCGGCTGCGCTACGACGCGTTGTCCGAGCAGAACTGGGAAGTCATGGCGATCTGCCATGCCTACTGCATCTCCTCCTCACGCCACGAAGTTCCCGACGAATACAGGTGTCGCAGCGACTTGCTCGCGCGCTGTCCGCAGCTGCTGGTCGTCTCCACCACCGGCGCGGGCTACGACACCATCGATCTGGAAGCCTGCACCGGCGCGGGCGTGCTCGCGGTCAACCAGGCCGGCGCGAACGCGCAGGCTACGGCCGAGCATACCGTCGGCATGCTGCTGGCGCTCACCAAGAACATGCCCTGGACCGACCGGTCGCTGCACCGCGAACGCGGGGTGGACCGCGAGATCTTCAAGGGCTGGAACGCAGCCAAGGCCACCATAGGCTTGATCGGGCTGGGCGAAGTGGGCCGGCGCGTGGCGCGCATCTGCGCTTCGGGACTCGACATGCGCGTGCTCGCCTACGATCCGTACCTCGATGCGCAGGCATGCCGCGCGCGCAGCGCCACCAAGGTGAGCCTCGACACCCTGCTTGCCGAAGCGCGCTTCGTATCGGTGCACTGCCCGCTCACGGCAGAGACGCAGAACCTCATTTCGTCGCGCGAGTTCTCGCACATGCAGATGGGCGCGATTCTGATCAATACCGCGCGCGGCGGCATCGTCGACGAGCATGCGCTTGCCAATGCGCTCATCAGCAAACGCCTGGCCGGCGCCGGGGTGGACGTGTGGGCGATCGAACCGCCGCCGCTGGGGCATCCGCTGCTCGGGTTCGACAACTTCATCGCCACGTGCCACACGGCCGGCGTGACCACCGAATCGCGCCTTGCGATGGCGCAATGGAACGCCGACCAGGTGGCAGTGACGTTGCGCGGCGGGCGCCCGCCGCGGCTGCTCAACCCGGCCGCCTGGGCGCGCTTCAGCCAGCGCTTCGAAGCGATCTTCGGCTTCGCGCCCGCTTCAGACTGA
- a CDS encoding tripartite tricarboxylate transporter substrate binding protein, producing MSRRANRRLEQSEMSRRFGRRLEHKEEVFVSNSKWAARAAVGKWAARAAVAAAGALVGVATAQAQGSYPSKPVRFINPVAAGGNQDIVSRAIAGEVSRGLGQQVLVESRPGASAIVGTRSVKASAPDGYTYLTVSNTFARVPAIVAAAGYDPLKDFEPVSLMADIPMVLSVNPSLPVKTTQELIALAKKRPGDLLYASAGRGSTGHVAAEMFSRAAGIELRHIPYKGNAPAIVDLIGGQVMIMFDQVSTSFPHIRAGKLRALGVTSKERSALFPDLPTIEEAGLKGFQDSTFNGIVAPAGTPREMRERIRREVVKAVAVPEVRNRFLERGIVLKSSGSLEEFGAFLRKQVTEFAKLAKEAGIEPK from the coding sequence ATGAGCCGCCGGGCGAACCGGCGGCTCGAACAATCGGAAATGAGCCGCCGGTTCGGCCGGCGGCTCGAACACAAGGAGGAAGTTTTCGTGTCGAACAGTAAATGGGCCGCGCGGGCGGCCGTCGGTAAATGGGCCGCACGAGCGGCCGTGGCCGCGGCCGGCGCACTCGTCGGGGTCGCGACCGCGCAGGCGCAGGGCAGCTATCCGAGCAAGCCGGTGCGCTTCATCAACCCGGTGGCCGCCGGAGGCAATCAGGACATCGTGTCGCGCGCCATCGCCGGGGAGGTGAGCCGAGGGCTCGGCCAGCAGGTGCTGGTGGAGAGTCGCCCGGGCGCAAGCGCCATCGTGGGCACGCGTTCGGTGAAGGCGTCGGCTCCCGACGGCTATACCTACCTCACCGTCTCCAATACCTTTGCCCGGGTGCCGGCGATCGTCGCGGCGGCCGGCTACGATCCCCTCAAGGACTTCGAGCCGGTCTCGCTCATGGCCGACATCCCGATGGTGCTGTCGGTCAATCCGTCGCTTCCCGTGAAGACCACGCAGGAGCTGATCGCCCTGGCGAAGAAGCGCCCGGGCGATCTGCTGTACGCCTCGGCCGGACGCGGATCGACCGGTCACGTCGCGGCCGAGATGTTCAGCCGCGCGGCCGGCATCGAGCTCAGGCACATTCCTTACAAGGGCAATGCGCCGGCGATCGTCGATCTGATCGGCGGCCAGGTCATGATCATGTTCGACCAGGTGAGCACGTCGTTTCCGCACATCCGGGCGGGGAAGCTGCGCGCGCTCGGCGTGACCAGCAAGGAGCGCTCGGCGCTGTTTCCCGATTTGCCCACCATCGAAGAGGCGGGGCTGAAGGGCTTCCAGGACTCGACTTTCAACGGGATCGTGGCCCCGGCCGGAACGCCGCGCGAGATGCGCGAGCGCATCCGGCGCGAAGTCGTGAAAGCCGTTGCCGTGCCGGAAGTACGCAATCGTTTTCTCGAGCGCGGCATCGTGCTCAAGTCGAGCGGGTCGCTGGAGGAGTTCGGCGCCTTTCTGCGCAAGCAGGTGACGGAGTTCGCCAAGCTGGCGAAGGAAGCCGGCATCGAGCCGAAATAG
- a CDS encoding NAD-binding protein: protein MGDRIGIVGVGLMGSAFSQHLVAQGFEVCGFDIDSARMAQLRARGCIPVTSPAAAAENARWVLTSLPTSDIVREVVLGRDGIAQGAAPGSIVVDASTSRPQDSERLGAELAQRGFGFLDAAVSGTSAMAWKKDLIVIAGGTLEQFEACKPVFDAIARAAYRMGPVGTGAMTKLVINLVLFGNRLALAEGLVLGMKAGMTGESLLAVLQDAACSSKTMIDKGPKMLAGDYAPEGQVKISLKDGRLALEQALRVGAPMFVGSLWTQLQQAGYEQGMGELDSVAFIEILRQLAGLPKRI from the coding sequence ATGGGTGATCGCATCGGCATCGTCGGCGTGGGCCTGATGGGCTCGGCCTTTTCTCAGCACCTGGTTGCGCAGGGGTTCGAAGTGTGCGGCTTCGATATCGATTCCGCGCGCATGGCGCAATTGCGTGCACGCGGGTGTATCCCTGTGACGTCGCCTGCCGCGGCGGCCGAAAACGCGCGCTGGGTGCTAACCTCGCTGCCGACGAGTGACATCGTGCGCGAGGTCGTGCTCGGTCGCGACGGCATCGCGCAAGGGGCCGCGCCGGGCTCGATCGTCGTCGATGCGAGCACGTCGCGCCCGCAGGATTCGGAGCGCCTGGGCGCGGAGCTCGCGCAGCGCGGCTTCGGCTTTCTCGACGCCGCGGTGAGCGGCACGAGCGCGATGGCCTGGAAGAAGGATCTCATCGTCATCGCCGGCGGTACTCTGGAGCAGTTCGAGGCCTGCAAACCGGTGTTCGATGCGATCGCGCGGGCGGCGTATCGGATGGGACCGGTCGGAACCGGTGCGATGACCAAGCTCGTCATCAACCTGGTGCTGTTCGGCAATCGTCTGGCGCTGGCCGAAGGTCTGGTGCTCGGCATGAAGGCCGGCATGACGGGCGAAAGCCTGCTCGCGGTGCTGCAGGATGCCGCCTGCAGCTCCAAGACGATGATCGACAAGGGCCCGAAGATGCTCGCGGGCGATTACGCCCCCGAGGGGCAGGTGAAGATCTCGCTCAAGGACGGGCGGCTTGCGCTGGAGCAGGCGCTGCGTGTCGGGGCGCCGATGTTCGTCGGCAGCCTGTGGACGCAACTGCAGCAGGCTGGCTATGAACAGGGCATGGGCGAGCTGGACAGCGTGGCGTTCATCGAGATTCTGCGCCAGCTCGCCGGCTTGCCGAAGCGGATCTGA
- a CDS encoding tripartite tricarboxylate transporter substrate binding protein yields the protein MITLRDHVPATGTRRVGPAARRPIAADVPDTRRVMSSLRFACCTACTLVAIMSSSMPGAQPYPARQVRLIVSYSPGSGSDTIGRILARGLTSAFGKQVVVENRAGASGSIGAEMAAKAVPDGHSILLVNIAHAATTLLYKNRDYDLLRDFAPVTQVASSPSVVVVHPALQVNSLDELVKLAKARPGDIAYCSGGIGTPTFLAGELFKHRAGVKLLHVPYRSGGEAITAVLTGEVSVYFAPMATALPNVRRGKLRALAVTSSERVALLRELPTVAELGYPGYQAGNWYGLAVPAKTPAEIIAAIRGATLNALSMPQTSTALTDLGYVLIGDEPEEFGAHIKLEIEKLTRILRELHMRFQTGVAQ from the coding sequence ATGATCACGCTGCGCGATCATGTCCCCGCAACGGGCACACGGCGCGTGGGACCTGCCGCTCGGCGGCCGATCGCGGCCGACGTGCCGGATACGAGGAGGGTCATGTCGAGCTTGCGTTTCGCGTGCTGCACGGCATGTACGCTCGTCGCCATCATGAGCAGCAGCATGCCCGGCGCGCAGCCTTACCCTGCTCGGCAGGTGCGGCTCATCGTGTCGTATTCGCCCGGAAGCGGCTCGGACACCATCGGCCGCATCCTCGCGCGCGGGCTGACTTCCGCCTTCGGCAAGCAGGTGGTGGTCGAAAACCGCGCCGGTGCCTCCGGCAGCATCGGCGCCGAGATGGCGGCGAAGGCCGTGCCCGACGGCCATTCGATCCTGCTGGTGAACATTGCGCACGCAGCAACCACGCTGCTGTATAAGAACCGCGACTACGATCTGCTGCGGGACTTCGCGCCGGTCACGCAGGTCGCCTCGTCCCCCTCGGTCGTGGTGGTGCATCCGGCGCTTCAGGTCAATTCGCTGGACGAGCTCGTCAAGCTCGCCAAAGCGCGCCCCGGCGACATCGCCTATTGCTCGGGTGGCATCGGTACGCCCACCTTCCTCGCCGGCGAGCTTTTCAAGCACCGCGCCGGCGTGAAGCTGCTGCACGTGCCCTATCGTTCCGGCGGCGAGGCGATCACGGCGGTGCTGACGGGCGAAGTCTCGGTGTACTTCGCGCCCATGGCAACCGCGCTGCCCAACGTCCGCCGGGGAAAGCTGCGCGCGCTCGCCGTCACCAGCAGCGAGCGCGTTGCGCTCCTGCGCGAGCTCCCGACCGTTGCCGAGCTGGGCTACCCGGGCTATCAGGCCGGCAACTGGTACGGGCTGGCGGTGCCGGCGAAGACCCCGGCGGAGATCATCGCCGCCATCCGCGGCGCCACGCTGAACGCGCTCAGCATGCCGCAAACGAGCACGGCGCTCACGGACCTGGGGTACGTTCTGATCGGCGACGAGCCCGAGGAGTTCGGCGCCCACATCAAGCTGGAGATCGAAAAGCTCACGCGTATCCTGCGCGAGCTGCACATGCGGTTTCAAACCGGAGTGGCGCAATGA
- a CDS encoding damage-inducible protein DinB: protein MDAKTARMLTRYNAWANKLMFDAVTALPEGEAVKPRTSLFRNMVHTLNHNYVIDRIWQAHLEGREHGYEGRNTKDHPPLDELWRLQQEVDAWYVTWSDRLDDGRMNESVQFTLIGGNAGEMTRAEILLHVLGHRHYHRGFVCDMMFEVPSRPPTMDLPVYLREQGRPG from the coding sequence ATGGACGCCAAGACTGCACGCATGCTGACGCGCTACAACGCCTGGGCCAACAAGCTCATGTTCGACGCCGTGACCGCGCTGCCCGAAGGCGAGGCAGTGAAGCCGCGCACCAGCCTTTTCCGCAACATGGTGCATACGCTCAATCACAACTACGTGATCGACCGCATATGGCAGGCGCATCTCGAGGGACGCGAACATGGCTACGAGGGGCGCAACACCAAGGATCACCCGCCGCTCGACGAGTTGTGGCGGCTGCAACAGGAGGTCGACGCCTGGTACGTCACATGGAGCGACCGGCTCGACGACGGCCGGATGAACGAGAGCGTGCAGTTCACGCTCATCGGCGGCAATGCCGGCGAGATGACGCGCGCCGAGATCCTGCTGCATGTCCTCGGGCATCGTCACTACCACCGCGGATTCGTCTGCGACATGATGTTCGAGGTACCCTCGCGCCCGCCGACCATGGATCTGCCGGTGTATCTGCGCGAGCAAGGCAGGCCGGGCTGA
- a CDS encoding tripartite tricarboxylate transporter substrate binding protein, translating to MKARAAVLALGIGSSLAPLAWAAESYPSKPIRLVVPYAPGGGTDIIARLIGQALGERWGQTVVVDNRTGAGGIIGVSLVAKSNPDGYTMLLASNGP from the coding sequence ATGAAAGCTCGCGCCGCCGTCTTGGCCCTGGGGATCGGATCGAGTCTCGCGCCATTGGCCTGGGCGGCGGAGAGCTATCCCAGCAAACCGATCCGGCTGGTGGTGCCGTACGCACCGGGCGGAGGCACCGACATCATCGCCCGGCTCATCGGGCAAGCCCTGGGCGAGCGCTGGGGGCAGACCGTGGTCGTGGACAATCGTACCGGAGCGGGCGGCATCATCGGGGTTTCGCTGGTCGCCAAGAGCAATCCCGACGGCTACACCATGCTGCTCGCGAGCAACGGCCCGC
- a CDS encoding 2-dehydropantoate 2-reductase has protein sequence MSKRIAVVGAGAIGSSVAADLTAAGHDVTIIDQWPAQVEAMKRAGLRIVMPDLEVRTPMRALHLCELAAHDPAFDIVLMAVKSYDTRWLAELIKPYLAPDGWFVGVQNSMNDDTIASIVGRERVVGCSLELSAEIFTPGIVQRNTSRTGTWFGLGELDGKLTKRVYELEALFRNIGKVTVTSNIYGTKWTKLIANTMTMGPFGLLGLKNWEAAELPGMFEISVRLGRESVAVGQALGYRMEPVFGLLADEFAGATDEVLITAMKTLLGHVGRNSRTAVVHDNLKGRRTELEYISGLVARKGAELGIPTPCNTAVAEIDREIHQGKRTMDASNFERLKELIARYS, from the coding sequence ATGAGCAAACGAATCGCCGTCGTCGGCGCCGGGGCGATCGGCAGCAGCGTGGCCGCCGATCTCACGGCAGCCGGCCATGACGTGACCATCATCGATCAGTGGCCGGCCCAGGTCGAGGCGATGAAACGCGCGGGCCTTCGCATCGTGATGCCCGACCTGGAGGTGCGCACGCCGATGCGCGCGCTGCACCTGTGCGAGCTCGCCGCGCACGATCCGGCCTTCGACATCGTGCTGATGGCGGTGAAGTCGTACGACACGCGCTGGCTGGCGGAGCTGATCAAGCCATACCTCGCGCCCGACGGTTGGTTCGTCGGTGTGCAGAACAGCATGAACGACGACACGATCGCCTCGATCGTCGGGCGCGAGCGGGTCGTGGGCTGCTCGCTGGAATTGTCGGCCGAGATCTTCACGCCGGGCATCGTCCAGCGCAACACCTCGCGCACCGGCACCTGGTTCGGTCTCGGCGAGCTCGACGGCAAGCTCACCAAACGCGTCTACGAGCTGGAAGCGCTCTTCCGCAACATCGGTAAAGTGACGGTGACGAGCAACATCTACGGCACCAAGTGGACCAAGCTCATCGCCAACACGATGACCATGGGCCCGTTCGGCCTGCTGGGGCTGAAGAACTGGGAGGCGGCCGAGCTGCCGGGGATGTTCGAGATCTCGGTCCGGCTGGGACGTGAGTCGGTCGCGGTCGGTCAGGCCCTCGGCTACCGCATGGAACCGGTGTTCGGGCTGCTCGCCGACGAATTCGCCGGCGCGACCGACGAGGTGCTGATCACCGCGATGAAGACGCTGCTCGGCCACGTCGGGCGCAACTCGCGCACGGCGGTCGTGCACGACAACCTCAAGGGTCGGCGCACCGAGCTCGAATACATCAGCGGGCTGGTCGCTCGCAAGGGCGCCGAGCTCGGCATCCCGACGCCGTGCAATACGGCGGTGGCCGAGATCGATCGCGAAATCCATCAGGGCAAGCGCACCATGGATGCGTCGAATTTCGAGCGGCTGAAAGAGCTGATCGCCCGCTATTCGTGA
- a CDS encoding DUF423 domain-containing protein, producing the protein MERFFVLAGCLLALAGVGMGAFGAHALKAQLEAQALATFEVGVRYQMYHALALFAVAWVHGRWPGRLARAAGGLFIAGTLIFSGSLYLLVLLGTTWLGAITPFGGVALLAGWACLALGAWRGTRSR; encoded by the coding sequence ATGGAACGGTTCTTCGTCCTCGCCGGATGCCTGCTTGCGCTCGCCGGCGTCGGCATGGGCGCGTTCGGAGCGCATGCGCTTAAAGCGCAACTGGAAGCGCAGGCGCTCGCCACGTTCGAGGTCGGCGTGCGCTACCAGATGTACCACGCGCTCGCGCTGTTCGCGGTGGCCTGGGTGCACGGGCGCTGGCCGGGCCGGCTCGCGCGTGCAGCGGGCGGGCTCTTCATCGCGGGCACGCTGATTTTTTCCGGCAGCCTCTATCTTCTCGTCCTCCTCGGCACGACCTGGCTCGGCGCGATCACGCCGTTCGGCGGCGTCGCGCTGCTGGCCGGCTGGGCCTGCCTTGCCCTCGGCGCATGGAGGGGAACGAGGTCCCGATAG
- a CDS encoding DUF2384 domain-containing protein: MSAVFETAAGVDLRQRGNRERLARMIVALFDHWGLAPADQALLLGLSPDSRATVARYRKGEPLADSADLLARAGHLLGIHKALRILFPHDADLAYRWVGTPNRRFDDRMPLEIMKRGYEGILAVRRYLDFERGR, encoded by the coding sequence ATGAGCGCCGTATTCGAGACCGCAGCGGGGGTGGACCTGCGCCAGCGGGGAAACCGCGAGCGCTTGGCGCGCATGATCGTGGCCCTGTTCGATCACTGGGGCCTCGCGCCCGCCGATCAGGCGCTGCTGCTCGGACTTTCGCCCGACTCGCGCGCCACCGTCGCGCGCTACCGCAAAGGCGAGCCGCTGGCAGACAGTGCGGATCTGCTGGCGCGGGCCGGGCACCTGCTCGGCATCCACAAGGCGCTGCGCATCCTGTTCCCGCACGATGCCGACCTCGCCTACCGCTGGGTCGGCACGCCCAATCGCCGCTTCGACGATCGCATGCCGCTGGAGATCATGAAGCGAGGATACGAAGGCATCCTGGCGGTACGCCGCTATCTGGACTTCGAGCGCGGCCGCTGA
- a CDS encoding RES domain-containing protein — protein MYPELITHAVDFHADLVRNIKGIRVSQNLFDDLSDSTEDQAVAMAAELASRVPSDAPLLTRPFDYGAAAAYPFVSFNAHSTRFSDGLDYGVWYGSLELETTVHETVHHWREFLAASFATEDREIVSERRVLQARCDAILIDLRSKDRREKRLVDRHDYRFTHALGRYLKQQNQNGLMVRSARCEGVNAALFNPRVLSRARDLCFLTYRTNPSRDVVRVERTPGRKWLEIKPSTLR, from the coding sequence GTGTATCCCGAGCTCATCACGCACGCGGTGGATTTCCACGCCGACCTGGTGCGCAACATCAAGGGCATTCGCGTCTCGCAGAACCTGTTCGACGATCTTTCGGACAGCACCGAGGATCAGGCGGTGGCGATGGCAGCCGAGCTGGCGAGCCGGGTGCCGAGCGATGCGCCGCTTCTGACGCGTCCCTTCGACTACGGCGCTGCGGCTGCCTACCCGTTCGTGAGCTTCAATGCACACTCGACGCGCTTCTCCGACGGCCTCGACTATGGTGTCTGGTACGGCTCGCTCGAGCTCGAAACGACGGTCCACGAAACGGTTCATCATTGGCGCGAGTTCCTCGCTGCGAGCTTCGCCACCGAAGATCGCGAGATCGTGTCCGAGCGGCGTGTGCTGCAAGCCCGCTGCGATGCCATATTGATCGACTTGCGCAGCAAGGATCGGCGCGAGAAGCGGCTGGTCGACCGGCACGACTACCGCTTCACCCACGCGCTTGGGCGCTACTTGAAGCAGCAGAACCAGAACGGGCTGATGGTGCGCTCGGCGCGCTGCGAAGGCGTGAACGCTGCCCTCTTCAACCCTCGCGTCCTGTCGCGGGCACGCGATCTGTGCTTCCTCACCTATCGCACCAATCCCAGCAGGGACGTGGTGCGGGTGGAACGCACGCCCGGGCGCAAGTGGCTGGAGATCAAGCCGAGCACGCTGCGTTGA
- a CDS encoding CoA transferase yields MTAMTTQHDAAGKPLPLAGVKVIDFSRLLPGPFATMMLGELGADVIKVEQPGIGDPSRHNHPRYRQESVYFHATNGNKRSIALDLATTAGKEVAARLLRWGDVAVESFRPGVAARLGMDYARAQAINPRIIYCSITGFGQSGPLAHIAGHDLAIQALTGLMGCSPDGEAPVPGFQAADFAGSLYAVIGIQAALAQRAQTGAGCEVDLAMFEALFNMCFLPLSSAFAQRAGHSGEPRMESFGANPRYATYRTQDGRQVAITLLETKAWREFCARIGRPDLVSADETPADRLGNHGERAPAYRAALAEYCATQTWDELMRQMAQTGIAICPVAAPADAVGLAHVAARDMVGRIEHPIEGSIPQFVNPLWRAGLARKQHRPAPVLGEHTREILQTLGYAPAEISQLTADKAVVQG; encoded by the coding sequence ATGACCGCGATGACCACACAGCACGACGCTGCCGGCAAGCCGCTGCCGCTCGCCGGGGTGAAAGTGATCGACTTCAGCCGCCTGCTGCCCGGCCCGTTCGCGACCATGATGCTGGGGGAGCTCGGCGCGGACGTGATCAAGGTCGAGCAGCCTGGAATCGGCGACCCGAGCCGTCACAATCACCCGCGCTATCGCCAGGAAAGCGTCTACTTCCACGCCACCAACGGCAACAAGCGCAGCATCGCGCTCGACTTGGCAACCACGGCCGGCAAGGAGGTCGCCGCGCGGCTGCTGCGCTGGGGCGACGTGGCGGTGGAATCGTTCCGGCCCGGCGTCGCGGCGCGTCTGGGCATGGACTATGCGCGCGCGCAGGCGATCAATCCACGCATCATCTATTGCTCGATCACGGGCTTCGGCCAGAGCGGGCCGCTCGCGCATATCGCCGGGCACGATCTCGCCATCCAGGCGCTCACGGGGCTCATGGGCTGCTCGCCGGATGGTGAGGCGCCGGTGCCCGGCTTCCAGGCCGCCGATTTCGCCGGCTCGCTCTATGCCGTGATCGGCATCCAGGCAGCACTCGCGCAGCGCGCGCAGACCGGCGCCGGCTGCGAGGTCGACCTCGCCATGTTCGAGGCGCTGTTCAACATGTGTTTCCTTCCGTTGAGCTCGGCCTTCGCGCAGCGGGCCGGCCACAGCGGCGAGCCGCGCATGGAATCGTTCGGCGCCAACCCGCGCTACGCCACCTACCGCACCCAGGACGGCCGCCAGGTGGCGATCACGCTGCTCGAAACCAAGGCGTGGCGCGAGTTCTGCGCCCGCATCGGCCGGCCCGATCTGGTATCTGCGGACGAGACGCCGGCGGACCGCCTCGGCAACCACGGCGAGCGCGCACCGGCCTACCGGGCAGCGCTGGCCGAATATTGTGCGACGCAGACATGGGACGAGCTCATGCGACAGATGGCGCAAACCGGCATCGCCATCTGCCCGGTCGCAGCGCCCGCCGATGCGGTGGGCCTCGCCCACGTGGCTGCGCGCGACATGGTGGGGCGCATCGAGCACCCGATCGAGGGCAGCATTCCGCAGTTCGTGAATCCACTGTGGCGTGCGGGCCTCGCGCGCAAGCAGCATCGGCCGGCGCCGGTGTTGGGCGAGCATACGCGCGAGATTCTGCAGACGCTCGGCTATGCGCCTGCCGAGATCTCGCAACTGACAGCGGACAAGGCGGTGGTACAAGGTTGA